From the genome of Uranotaenia lowii strain MFRU-FL chromosome 1, ASM2978415v1, whole genome shotgun sequence, one region includes:
- the LOC129738063 gene encoding uncharacterized protein LOC129738063: MREVSLMRMKEDEMERKLLKHELKRIQREREELEQQHVQERLVEGSILDGDDFEEDDFREKVDSWQVGDPVEMQQKQGSTVPNAERHKSADWKNSTLRNGESDSTSVDSFVEGYECSSKVHTSPNPTRSQIASRQVYPKTLPKFSGRPQDWPTFISAYEQANRSCGFNHAENLVRLQEALEGRAKDLVRNRLLLPENVPSIIEKLRKRFGNPEVLSTMLTDRVLQLVGPDSENLESVIEFGSAIEEFTQHLKASNLTDHLKNPNLMHRLVNKLPSCYAMQWVEFKRTKRSITLETFGEFMEELVDKALEATFEKVAMEESSKSKRRTAVKGYVHATDAEIQTSSCNCNKNEEFSRQSDAVQSFQSSRTERICSVCKNPGHYGRNCNQLKNQNVEDRWRTVQRLQLCPLCIYDHGNKECSSRRKCGFNQCNKRHHAVLHWEENPGPSYVTASCNNQKQCDQSVLFRMIPITLYNKSIKVDTLALIDEGSSVTLIESGLAGQLEASGEREPLEMSWTNGMSTTEDQSMKLYLEIAGLGMEDRLNLIDARTVKKLDLPKQQLEFTNIASQYTHLHGIDIKGYGMSAPKVLLGINNVHLIAPLDSRVGKPGEPVAIKCKLGWTLYGPRPGVVATVHFIGHHRCNCVECGKSDRNMNAALKEYFQLEDVGITPIRLESKEDRRAREILERTTRRVGERFESGLLWIEDDVEFPESYQMALKRSLSLDKRIARCPEIRENILKQLEEYVTKGYAHIITDQELLETPKEKTWYLPLNFVINPKKPGKVRLVWDAAARANGVSLNDKLLKGPDMTSSLPAVINAFRERPIAFGGDIKEMFHQIRVRREDRQTQRFLFNVNSNDKPTIFVMDVVIFGASCSPCISQFVKNLNAQEHKFTYPAASQAIVHKHFVDDYFDSADTIEEAIQRALEVKKVHAAGGFEIRNWVSNSDEVLQMLDVIPCETGDFIQVNKSSEVERVLGIRWDSKGDKFVFSTDMRSDLEPYMLGEAWPTKRIALRCIMSLFDPKQFLAPLLIHGRILMQDVWRSGIGWDDKLSETNYQGWVRWIKLFPLIESVSIPRCYLGQFGSTAYQSVELHVFTDAGEDAYGCVAFFRFVMDTKVHCSFVEAKAKVSPLQHLSIPRKELQSATLGARLAKSISETHSFRINKTILWTDSKAVYSWVRSERRKYKEFVAHRVGQILAVSNPEDWRWVPSKQNAADDLTKWGKTTEICSESRWFRGPDFLYLSEEYWPAQNQTTIDVEEEFRAHILFHHVKLPDGLRVEHISKWNVLVRMVATMYRFISNMKRHAKKQPIEPLFENTTLPVVPLRQEEYLMAENCLWRLAQYDEYIDEVTILTQNQSSPKELHKSIERTSKLYNKSPVLDEFGVIRMEGRTMRAEFSSFDSRYPIILPGKHIVTRKLVENYHQRCGHGSRETVVNEIRQRFCVENLRALVKKVTQDCTWCRMQKAKPCVPRMAALPKQRMAIGAEPFSYVGLDYFGPLEVSVGRRREKRWVALFTCMTTRAVHLEVAYNLTTESCKMAIRRFVKRRRSPIEIFTDNGTNFVGANRELQSQIKKINNLCADTFTSGKTRWTFNPPSAPHMGGVWERMVRSVKEALKIFVDGTRLSDEILLTALIEAEDLINSRPLTYVSTNLNEDPEALTPNHFLKGISAECLPPRNEIENADALRSRYSRAQLLADEMWSRWQREYLPTLNKRSKWYGETRNLNPGDLVFALEDNQRQRGIVVDVLTGKDGRTRTAVVRTSKGTKMRPVAKLAVLEMDSSKPDRDSNSS, from the coding sequence ATGCGAGAAGTGAGTTTGATGCGGATGAAGGAGGATGAAATGGAACGTAAGCTTTTGAAGCATGAGTTAAAAAGGATCCAACGTGAAAGAGAGGAGCTGGAACAACAACACGTACAAGAACGGTTGGTTGAAGGTTCGATTCTGGATGGCGATGATTTCGAAGAAGATGATTTTCGCGAGAAGGTGGATAGCTGGCAGGTTGGAGACCCGGTTGAGATGCAACAAAAGCAAGGCTCTACGGTTCCAAATGCAGAACGTCACAAATCGGCGGATTGGAAGAATTCTACATTAAGAAACGGGGAATCGGATTCAACCAGTGTTGACAGTTTTGTAGAAGGATACGAATGCAGTTCAAAAGTTCATACTAGCCCAAATCCGACGCGCTCTCAAATTGCTTCGAGACAAGTTTACCCAAAAACTTTACCAAAATTCTCCGGTCGACCTCAGGACTGGCCAACGTTCATCAGCGCTTACGAACAAGCCAATCGGTCTTGTGGGTTTAATCACGCAGAAAACTTAGTGAGGCTACAGGAAGCATTAGAGGGTCGAGCAAAGGATCTAGTGAGGAATAGGCTGTTACTTCCCGAAAACGTCCCAAGTATTATCGAGAAGCTCCGCAAGAGGTTCGGTAATCCGGAGGTTTTATCGACAATGCTGACAGATCGTGTATTGCAACTCGTTGGGCCTGATTCAGAGAACTTGGAATCAGTTATTGAATTTGGAAGTGCAATTGAAGAGTTCACGCAACACCTAAAAGCATCGAACCTGActgatcatttgaaaaatccaaatttgatgCATCGATTAGTTAACAAATTGCCTTCCTGTTATGCAATGCAGTGGGTGGAATTTAAGCGAACTAAAAGATCGATAACTCTTGAGACATTTGGCGAATTTATGGAGGAGCTCGTGGACAAAGCATTGGAGGCAACGTTCGAAAAGGTCGCCATGGAAGAATCATCAAAATCGAAACGTCGAACTGCTGTGAAAGGATATGTTCATGCGACTGATGCTGAAATTCAAACATCTAGCTGCAActgcaataaaaatgaagagttCTCGAGACAATCTGATGCTGTTCAAAGTTTCCAGtcgagccgaacagaaagaatctgTTCTGTTTGCAAAAATCCaggacattatggcagaaactgTAATCAACTAAAAAACCAGAATGTTGAAGATAGATGGAGAACAGTACAACGGCTGCAATTGTGTCCACTATGCATATACGACCACGGAAACAAAGAATGTTCGTCGAGACGAAAATGTGGTTTCAACCAGTGCAACAAAAGGCATCATGCAGTGCTTCATTGGGAAGAGAATCCAGGTCCATCATACGTCACCGCAAGCTGTAACAATCAGAAGCAATGTGATCAATCGGTTTTGTTTCGGATGATACCTATCACGCTGTACAACAAGTCTATTAAGGTTGATACTTTGGCTCTTATCGACGAGGGTTCATCGGTTACACTGATCGAAAGTGGACTAGCAGGACAATTAGAGGCGTCTGGTGAACGAGAACCGTTAGAAATGAGCTGGACGAATGGGATGAGTACGACAGAGGATCAGTCAATGAAATTGTATCTAGAAATTGCAGGATTAGGAATGGAAGACCGTTTGAATTTGATCGATGCAAGGACGGTCAAAAAACTTGACCTACCGAAACAGCAGCTGGAATTTACGAACATCGCTTCTCAATATACACATTTACATGGTATCGATATAAAGGGATACGGAATGAGCGCACCGAAAGTACTTCTTGGAATCAACAACGTACATTTAATAGCTCCTTTAGATTCGAGAGTCGGAAAACCAGGTGAACCGGTTGCGATCAAGTGTAAGCTTGGATGGACGCTCTACGGTCCACGTCCAGGAGTAGTAGCTACTGTACATTTTATTGGGCATCACCGATGCAATTGTGTCGAATGTGGCAAGTCAGACCGTAATATGAACGCCGCgttgaaagaatattttcagCTCGAAGACGTTGGAATCACACCCATTAGACTCGAATCGAAGGAAGATCGTCGAGCTCGGGAAATTCTCGAAAGGACCACCAGACGTGTAGGAGAAAGATTTGAATCGGGGTTGCTGTGGATCGAAGACGACGTCGAGTTTCCCGAAAGTTATCAAATGGCGCTGAAACGGTCACTTAGCTTGGATAAACGCATTGCACGATGTCCAGAGATTCGagaaaacattttgaaacaaCTTGAAGAATACGTCACGAAGGGTTATGCCCATATTATCACGGATCAAGAATTATTAGAAACGCCAAAGGAGAAAACGTGGTATTTACCTTTGAATTTCGTTATTAACCCAAAAAAACCGGGGAAAGTCAGGCTCGTGTGGGATGCCGCTGCCAGGGCGAATGGTGTTTCCCTAAACGACAAGCTGCTCAAAGGTCCAGACATGACATCATCGTTGCCAGCGGTGATAAATGCATTTAGGGAACGACCGATTGCCTTTGGAGGAGATATCAAGGAAATGTTTCACCAAATAAGAGTACGCCGTGAAGATCGCCAAACACAACGCTTCCTTTTTAATGTAAATTCTAACGACAAACCTACGATATTCGTGATGGATGTGGTTATATTTGGAGCTAGTTGTTCACCGTGCATTTCACAATTTGTGAAAAATCTTAACGCCCAGGAACATAAGTTTACGTACCCAGCAGCTTCACAAGCTATAGTACATAAACATTTTGTCGACGATTACTTCGACAGTGCCGATACTATAGAGGAAGCAATCCAGCGAGCGTTGGAGGTGAAGAAAGTCCATGCTGCCGGtggatttgaaattcgaaactggGTCAGCAATTCGGATGAGGTGCTGCAAATGCTTGATGTCATACCATGCGAGACAGGGGATTTCATTCAAGTCAATAAGAGTTCTGAAGTTGAACGGGTTCTAGGTATACGCTGGGATTCAAAAGGAGATAAATTTGTATTCTCGACGGATATGCGGTCAGATCTAGAACCTTATATGCTTGGAGAAGCATGGCCAACGAAGCGAATTGCTTTACGATGTATAATGAGCTTATTTGACCCAAAGCAGTTTCTAGCGCCATTGCTCATTCATGGTCGCATACTGATGCAAGACGTCTGGCGAAGCGGGATTGGTTGGGACGATAAACTCTCAGAAACAAACTACCAAGGTTGGGTACGATGGATCAAACTTTTCCCATTGATTGAGTCGGTGTCTATACCACGCTGCTATCTTGGACAGTTTGGTTCAACAGCCTACCAGTCAGTTGAACTCCACGTATTTACTGATGCCGGAGAAGATGCATATGGATGTGTGGCGTTTTTTAGATTTGTTATGGACACGAAAGTTCACTGTTCGTTTGTTGAGGCCAAGGCAAAGGTGTCGCCGTTACAACATCTCTCAATTCCTCGAAAGGAATTGCAGTCAGCGACCTTAGGAGCACGACTAGCAAAGTCTATAAGCGAAACACATTCGTTTAGGATCAACAAGACAATATTGTGGACTGACTCAAAGGCCGTTTACTCTTGGGTTAGATCAGAACGAAGAAAGTATAAGGAGTTTGTAGCCCATCGTGTTGGCCAAATACTGGCTGTCTCGAACCCAGAAGACTGGCGCTGGGTTCCTTCTAAACAGAATGCTGCGGATGACCTTACGAAATGGGGCAAAACAACCGAGATTTGTTCAGAAAGCCGTTGGTTTCGGGGTCCAGATTTTCTGTATTTGTCAGAGGAATATTGGCCGgcacaaaatcaaacaacaatAGACGTCGAAGAGGAGTTTCGAGCTCACATATTATTCCATCATGTGAAGCTACCCGATGGTCTTAGAGTAGAGCACATTTCAAAATGGAATGTCTTAGTCAGGATGGTAGCCACTATGTATCGATTTATCTCAAACATGAAACGTCATGCGAAAAAACAACCGATTGAACCACTTTTTGAAAATACTACTTTACCAGTAGTACCACTTCGCCAGGAGGAATATTTGATGGCGGAAAACTGTCTTTGGCGTCTAGCACAATATGACGAGTATATCGATGAAGTTACCATACTTACTCAAAACCAATCATCACCGAAGGAGCTACACAAATCAATAGAAAGGACCAGCAAACTCTACAACAAATCACCTGTGTTGGACGAATTTGGCGTTATACGGATGGAGGGAAGAACCATGAGAGCAGAATTCAGCAGTTTTGATTCTAGATATCCAATAATATTGCCTGGAAAACACATTGTAACTCGAAAACTAGTAGAAAACTATCATCAACGTTGCGGACACGGTAGTCGAGAAACCGTGGTCAACGAGATCAGACAACGATTCTGCGTCGAAAACTTACGAGCGTTGGTGAAGAAGGTGACTCAGGATTGTACCTGGTGTAGAATGCAGAAGGCGAAACCATGTGTACCTCGGATGGCAGCCTTACCAAAACAACGCATGGCGATAGGCGCTGAACCATTCTCGTATGTTGGTCTAGATTATTTTGGTCCACTAGAAGTATCAGTAGGAAGGCGTAGAGAAAAGCGATGGGTTGCGTTGTTCACTTGCATGACTACGCGAGCAGTACACCTTGAAGTGGCATACAATTTGACTACAGAATCTTGCAAAATGGCAATTAGGAGGTTCGTGAAAAGGAGGCGGAGTCCCATCGAAATATTTACAGATAATGGGACGAACTTTGTGGGAGCGAACAGAGAATTGCAGAgtcaaattaagaaaattaacaatttgTGTGCTGATACTTTCACTAGTGGTAAAACGCGTTGGACATTCAATCCTCCCTCTGCGCCTCATATGGGTGGCGTGTGGGAGCGAATGGTTCGATCCGTGAAGGAGGCGTTAAAGATATTCGTTGATGGAACGAGATTATCAGATGAAATTCTTCTCACAGCATTGATTGAAGCAGAGGATTTAATAAATTCCAGGCCTCTTACTTATGTTTCAACAAACTTAAACGAAGATCCAGAAGCCCTCACTCCCAATCATTTTTTGAAAGGGATTTCAGCAGAGTGTCTACCTCCAAGGAATGAAATTGAGAATGCGGATGCTTTGCGAAGCAGATACAGTCGTGCACAGTTACTTGCTGATGAAATGTGGAGTCGGTGGCAACGGGAATATCTTCCAACTTTGAATAAACGGTCCAAATGGTATGGCGAAACCCGAAATTTAAACCCTGGAGATTTGGTGTTTGCTTTAGAGGACAATCAAAGACAACGTGGGATTGTGGTGGATGTACTAACTGGCAAGGATGGTAGAACACGGACAGCGGTGGTACGAACTTCTAAGGGAACCAAAATGAGACCAGTGGCAAAATTGGCAGTATTGGAGATGGATAGTAGTAAACCTGATCGCGATTCCAATAGCTCCTAG